The Cytophagia bacterium CHB2 genome segment AATTGTAAACGGCCAACTTGTGATCGATCAGGAAAAATTCACCGGAAAATTGGCTGGAAAAATCTTGCGCCCCCAAGTTTAAGATATTGATGATAAAGGGGATAAGATTTCGACAACGAAGCCGCCGGGGTTTCGCAGAAATGCAAACGCGATTCCTGCTTGTTTACTTTTGGCTTGAGTCATCATTCCGTAGGAATATTTTGAGTATATAGTAAGATTTAAATTAATAGCATCTTACTGAATGGCATGCTCGGTTGAGATGTTTCGCAATCATAATGAAGCGAAATAACATCACTGATACAGTTTCTCAAGCTGAAACGATCAAAAGATACAAGTTCTTCGTTTTCGTGTTTGTTGACTTTCGACAAGCGTTTTTTTAAATTCGCCCTCCTTTTTTCTGGCGCGGAGACAGTATCATCTCCGCAGCTTCTGTGGCGAATTCAACCAAGGAAAGGAACATGCGCAAAATTCTCGTAACCGGCGGAGCCGGATTCATTGGCAGTAACTTCGTGCATTATCTGCTGCGCAAGAACGACGATGTTGAGATCATCAATCTCGACAAACTCACCTATGCCGGCAATCTCGAAAACCTGCGTGACATCAAAGGCAATCCCAATTATCGTTTCGTCAAGGGCGATATTTGCGATGCCGGCC includes the following:
- a CDS encoding NAD-dependent epimerase/dehydratase family protein, whose amino-acid sequence is MRKILVTGGAGFIGSNFVHYLLRKNDDVEIINLDKLTYAGNLENLRDIKGNPNYRFVKGDICDAGLVDELMVGVDVVVNFAAESHVDRSIGGPDAFIRTDVFGAFILLDAARRHNVKKFM